The following proteins come from a genomic window of Brevibacillus antibioticus:
- a CDS encoding MFS transporter, whose translation MREVFAYAPFRKLFFSNLFSGFGQGMTMIGIAWFLVETTGSAQLLGSTMFTSAVLMFFIGPYIGTLIDRYSRKKMLLIENLIGFGVLGLLAIWGFFGEYTEWMLIVIYLTTTFMYQIHYPTQSALVQETFEPKHYNSINSLLEIEGQTASVLAGAFAGILLSSYGLHVVIIFNAITYLFAFTLLSTMTYTFTLEKEAKQNQGIAWTMQLMESWRYIRQKKGFLLFGISALMPFIAVMATNLLKPVYISQTLQAGVSVYSLGEVTYALGAVAAGLLVAIVVRKMGQLAAMIGNTLLFAIAIVVMIALPYGWALIAAYTFYGWSNASVRLIRQSLYMTVVPKQQMGRVMSFFNSIGMMMRLVLIGLFTAMIDYTGAGVGYLVLAGLLLLAAIGIAATMRYLLADAKAEAAVATEER comes from the coding sequence ATGAGAGAGGTATTTGCCTACGCACCATTTCGAAAGCTGTTCTTTTCCAATTTGTTCTCCGGTTTTGGGCAAGGCATGACGATGATCGGGATTGCTTGGTTCCTCGTGGAAACGACAGGCTCTGCTCAACTTTTGGGCTCGACTATGTTTACTTCTGCGGTACTGATGTTTTTTATTGGGCCGTATATCGGGACGCTCATCGATCGTTACTCCCGCAAGAAAATGCTGCTGATAGAAAACCTGATCGGATTTGGCGTACTTGGCCTGCTCGCGATCTGGGGCTTTTTCGGAGAGTACACCGAGTGGATGCTGATTGTTATCTATTTGACGACGACCTTTATGTACCAGATTCATTATCCGACCCAGTCCGCGTTGGTTCAGGAGACGTTTGAGCCCAAGCACTACAATAGCATCAACAGTCTTCTTGAGATCGAAGGACAGACGGCATCCGTTCTTGCTGGCGCGTTTGCGGGGATATTGCTTAGTTCCTATGGGCTGCATGTGGTGATTATTTTCAATGCGATCACGTACTTGTTCGCTTTTACCTTGCTGTCTACCATGACGTATACCTTCACACTGGAAAAAGAAGCGAAGCAAAACCAGGGTATCGCATGGACGATGCAGCTGATGGAAAGCTGGCGGTACATTCGGCAAAAGAAAGGATTCCTTCTGTTTGGTATATCCGCACTTATGCCCTTCATTGCTGTTATGGCGACGAACTTATTGAAGCCGGTTTACATAAGCCAAACGTTGCAGGCGGGTGTCTCGGTTTATTCGCTAGGAGAGGTCACGTATGCACTAGGTGCTGTGGCGGCAGGTTTACTCGTTGCGATTGTCGTTCGCAAGATGGGGCAGCTGGCAGCCATGATCGGCAATACGTTGCTATTCGCGATTGCCATTGTCGTCATGATTGCTTTGCCGTATGGCTGGGCGCTGATTGCGGCGTACACGTTTTACGGGTGGAGTAACGCTTCTGTTCGCTTGATTCGGCAATCGCTCTATATGACAGTTGTGCCGAAGCAGCAGATGGGGCGGGTGATGAGCTTTTTCAACTCCATCGGCATGATGATGCGTCTGGTCCTGATCGGTTTGTTTACGGCGATGATCGATTACACGGGGGCAGGAGTCGGATACCTGGTGTTGGCGGGTCTGCTGTTGCTTGCGGCGATCGGGATTGCTGCTACCATGAGATACCTGCTGGCGGATGCCAAAGCGGAGGCGGCGGTTGCCACAGAAGAGCGATGA
- the speE gene encoding polyamine aminopropyltransferase, with protein sequence MELWYTEKQTENHGITTKITETLYSEKSEFQQIDVIHTKQFGRMLVLDGMVMTTDVDEFVYHEMISHIALNTHPNPKKVLVVGGGDGGAIREIVKHASVEKAVLAEIDGGVIESCKKYFPEIASALTGNPRVDVQVIDGIKHIHDHKGEYDVIMVDSTEPVGPAVGLFEKGFYQGIHDALKPDGIMVAQTESPWFNRELIKRVFKDLKSIFPVTRLYTCSIPTYPSGLWSFTIASKQHDPLEVDPAKIKDLGTKYYNAEVHHAAFKLPNFVAELTRD encoded by the coding sequence ATGGAATTGTGGTACACCGAAAAACAGACGGAAAATCACGGGATAACAACGAAAATTACAGAGACCCTATACAGTGAGAAATCCGAGTTTCAACAAATCGACGTAATTCATACGAAGCAGTTTGGTCGCATGTTAGTGCTCGACGGCATGGTTATGACTACCGATGTCGATGAGTTTGTCTACCATGAAATGATTTCTCATATCGCGTTGAATACCCATCCAAACCCGAAAAAGGTTCTGGTTGTAGGCGGCGGCGATGGCGGTGCTATTCGTGAAATCGTAAAGCACGCGTCTGTAGAAAAAGCAGTTCTGGCTGAAATCGACGGTGGCGTCATTGAGTCTTGCAAAAAATATTTCCCTGAGATTGCGAGTGCATTGACAGGTAATCCGCGTGTAGATGTACAAGTCATCGATGGTATTAAACATATTCATGACCACAAAGGTGAGTATGATGTGATCATGGTAGACTCTACAGAGCCAGTAGGACCTGCTGTAGGTCTGTTCGAAAAAGGTTTCTACCAAGGCATCCACGATGCTTTGAAACCAGACGGTATCATGGTTGCTCAAACGGAATCTCCTTGGTTCAACCGTGAACTGATCAAGCGTGTGTTCAAAGACCTGAAATCGATCTTCCCGGTTACTCGTCTCTACACTTGCAGCATCCCTACTTATCCATCCGGACTGTGGAGCTTCACCATTGCTTCCAAGCAACACGATCCGTTGGAAGTAGACCCAGCGAAAATCAAAGATCTGGGTACCAAATACTACAATGCGGAAGTTCACCACGCTGCCTTCAAACTGCCTAACTTTGTGGCTGAGCTGACCCGCGACTAA
- the speB gene encoding agmatinase codes for MRFDEAYSGNVFIRSHGNYEESQAVIYGMPMDWTVSFRPGSRFGPARIREVSIGLEEYSPYLDRLLEDIKYFDAGDIPLPFGNVEGSLDAIRTFVAKVLADGKFPLGLGGEHLVSWPVFQAVYEKYKDMVVFHFDAHTDLRDNYEGYEYSHSTPIKKVCNLIGGKNVYSFGIRSGMKDEFEWAKENMHLYKYDVLEPVKQVLPTIGNRPIYLSIDIDVLDPAHAPGTGTTEAGGITSRELLDTIHFMANNGANVIGCDLVEVAPVYDHSEMTQIAASKIVRELLLSFVK; via the coding sequence ATGCGTTTTGACGAAGCATACTCTGGAAATGTCTTTATCCGTAGTCACGGGAATTACGAAGAAAGCCAAGCGGTTATTTACGGTATGCCGATGGACTGGACAGTGAGCTTCCGTCCGGGATCTCGTTTTGGCCCTGCCCGTATCCGTGAGGTTTCTATCGGACTGGAAGAGTACAGCCCGTACTTGGACAGGTTGTTGGAAGACATCAAATACTTTGATGCCGGCGATATTCCACTTCCTTTTGGAAACGTGGAAGGTAGTCTGGACGCGATCCGTACATTCGTGGCAAAAGTATTGGCAGATGGCAAATTCCCATTGGGTCTTGGCGGAGAGCACTTGGTTTCCTGGCCAGTATTCCAAGCGGTTTATGAAAAGTACAAGGACATGGTCGTATTCCACTTTGACGCGCATACAGACCTGCGTGACAACTACGAGGGATACGAATACTCCCACTCTACCCCGATCAAAAAGGTATGCAACCTGATCGGCGGTAAAAATGTATACTCTTTCGGAATCCGCAGCGGAATGAAGGACGAGTTTGAGTGGGCAAAAGAAAACATGCACCTGTACAAATACGATGTACTGGAGCCAGTGAAGCAAGTGCTGCCTACTATCGGCAACCGTCCGATCTACCTGTCGATTGACATCGATGTATTGGACCCTGCGCACGCTCCTGGAACAGGTACAACAGAAGCAGGCGGCATCACGTCTCGTGAGCTGCTCGATACCATTCACTTCATGGCAAACAACGGTGCGAATGTCATCGGTTGTGATCTGGTGGAGGTTGCTCCTGTGTATGACCACAGTGAAATGACGCAAATCGCGGCATCCAAAATCGTTCGCGAGCTGCTCTTGAGCTTTGTAAAATAA